The window GCGCCATGGGGGCCAGCGTGGGGCTGGTCTGCAAGAGCCTGCTGGGGAAGGCGCACACGGTGATGGCCGAGGGCGGGGTGGCCGCCGCGCTGGCCAACGTGGACGACCGCGACAGCTGGCGCGTGCACTTCGCCGACACCATGCGCGGGGGGCAGTACCTCAACAACTGGCGCATGGCCGAGCTGCACGCGCGCGAGGCGCCGGCCCGGGTGCGCGAGCTGGAGGCGTGGGGCGCGCTCTTCGACCGCACCGACGACGGGCGCATCCTGCAGCGCAACTTCGGCGGGCACCGCTACCCGCGCCTGGCCCACGTGGGCGACCGCACGGGCCTGGAGATGATCCGCGTCCTCCAGGACAAGGGGGTGCACCAGGGGATCGCGGTCTACATGGAGACCAACGTCACCACGCTGCTCAAGGACGGCGAGCGGGTGGCGGGCGCCTTCGCCTACGACCGCGAGCGGGGGCGCTTCCAGCTCTTCCGCGCCGGGGCCGTGGTGCTGGCCACGGGGGGGATCGGCCGCGCGTACAAGATCACCAGCAACAGCTGGGAGTACACGGGCGACGGGCACGCGCTGGCGTACCACGCGGGGGCGGACCTCATCGACATGGAGTTCGTGCAGTTCCACCCCACCGGGATGGTATGGCCGCCCAGCGTGCGCGGGATCCTGGTGACCGAGGGGGTGCGCGGCGAGGGGGGCGTGCTCAAGAACCGCGACGGCAAGCGCTTCATGTTCGACGACATCCCCGACAACTACCGGGCGCAGACGGCCGACAGCGAGGACGAGGGGTGGCGCTACACACAAGGCGACAAGAACGCCCGCCGCCCGCCGGAGCTGCTCACGCGCGACCACGTGGCGCGCTGCATCGTGCGCGAGGTGCGCGAGGGGCGGGGGAGCCCGCACGGGGGCGTCTTCCTCGACATCGCCTGGATCAAGGAGCGGCTGCCGAAGGCCGAGGAGCACATCAAGAAGAAGCTCCCCAGCATGTACCACCAGTTCAAGCAGCTGGCCGACATCGACATCACCCGGGAGCCGATGGAGGTGGGGCCCACCACGCACTACATCATGGGCGGGATCCGGGTGGACGGCGACACGCAGATGTCCACCGTCCCCGGCCTCTTCGCCGCGGGCGAGTGCGCGGCGGGGCTGCACGGCGCCAACCGCCTGGGCGGCAACTCGCTCTCCGACCTGCTGGTGTTCGGCAAGCGCGCGGGCGAGCACGCGGCGCTCTTCGCGAAGGACGCGCCGAAGGGGCACTTCGACCCCGAGCAGGTGGCCGACGCCGCGCGCCGCGCCGTCGCCCCCTTCGAGCGCCCTTCCGCGGCGGAGAACCCGTACCAGGTGCAGGCCGCGCTGCAGGACGTCATGCAGGACCTGGTGGGCATCGTCCGCAACGAGGGCGACATGCGCCGCGCGGTGCACGAGCTGGGGTCGCTGCGCGAGCGCTCGGAGCGCGCGGGGGTGACCGGCAACCGCGAGTACAACCCGGGGTGGCACACGGCGCTCGACCTGCCGAACCTGCTCACGGTGAGCGAGGCGATCGTGCTCTCCGCGCTGGAGCGCAAGGAGAGCCGCGGCGGCCACTTCCGCGAGGACTTCCCCGAGAAGGACCCCGCGCAGGGCACCTTCAACATCGCCGTGCGCAGGGGCGCGGACGGGGGGATGGAGATGGAGCGGCTCCCGATCCCCGAGATGCGCCAGGAGCTGAAGGACGTGATCAAGGAGATGGGGTGACGGCGGCGCGGTCCAAGCTGCCGGCCTGCCTGGCGGCGGCGCTGCTGCTCGGCTGCGCCCCGGCGGCCGCGGGAGGCCAGGGAGAGCGGGCCGTGCTCGAGCGCTCCTGCGCGCCGACGGACGCGCGGGCGGTCGACGTGCTGGTCTACTCCGCCGGTGGCGAGAGCCCGCGGCTGCGGATCTCGGTGTGGAAGGGCGAGGACGAGCTGTCGGGCGCGCGCGTCGTCCTCCCCGGCGAGGGCGGGGGGGAGGGGAGCGCGGCCTGGTGCGCCGGGAGCGGCGCGTGCCGGCCGGTGCGCTCGGCCACGGTCGAGTTCGGGACGGTGGCGCGCGGCTCCCCCGTCCCGCTCCGGATCGACGCGGTCCTCCCCGACGGCGGCCGGTACCGCGCCCGCCACCTGGCCGAATGGGGCACGCAGCGGCCGCTGTGCGGATAGTCGCGCGTCCCGGTCCCGCGGTGCGCGAGGTCGGGGGACGTGATCCGGGAGATGGGGTGAGGCAGGTCGGGGAAGATCGAAGGGGGCCTGACCGGCTTCGGCGCGGCGGCGAGCGGGGTGCCCCCTCCCCGGCCCTCCCCCGCTGCGCGGGAGAGGGAGAACACACCGCGGGGCGAGGTTCCGGACCGGAACGGCGACTTTCGCACTTCGCACCTCGCACTTCGCACTTCGCACTCAATGCCGGAGGCGGGATGAGCAGCACCGACGTGACCACCACCGAGAGCGTGAACCCCGGCACCGTGGCCGGGAGGGACTCGTTCGCCGCGGCGCAGGCGGCGCAGGACGTGAAGGCGGCGCGGCGCACGCGGCGCTTCCGCATCTGGCGCGGCGACGCGAGCGGCGGGGACTTCCGCGAGTACGAGACCGAGGTCTCCGAGGGGATGGTGGTGCTCGACGCCGTGCACCGCATCCAGGCCGAGAGCGCCAACGACCTGGCCGTGCGCTGGAACTGCAAGGCGGGGAAGTGCGGCTCGTGCAGCGCCGAGATCAACGGCAAGCCGAAGCTGATGTGCATGACGCGCCTCTCCGACCTCGCCGACGACCAGCCGGTGACCATCACCCCGATGCAGGCGTTCCCGGTGGTGCGCGACCTGGTGACCGACGTGTCCTGGAACTACGAGGTCAACAAGTCGATCCCCTACTTCCAGCCGCGTTCTCCCGACGCGCCCGATGGCACCTGGCGGATGCGGCAGCACGAGGTCGACCGGCCGCAGGAGTTCCGCAAGTGCATCGAGTGCTTCCTCTGCCAGGACGTCTGCCACGTGCTGCGCAGCCACGGCAAGCACGACCGCTTCATGGGCCCGGCGTTCCTGGTGCGCGCCGGCGTCTACGAGATGCACCCGCTGGACGTGGGCGAGCGCACGCGCTACCTCAAGGACGAGGGCGGGATCGGCTACTGCAACATCACCCGGTGCTGCACC of the Longimicrobium sp. genome contains:
- a CDS encoding fumarate reductase/succinate dehydrogenase flavoprotein subunit, translating into MDQHQVHEHDVLVIGAGGAGLRAAIEASAMGASVGLVCKSLLGKAHTVMAEGGVAAALANVDDRDSWRVHFADTMRGGQYLNNWRMAELHAREAPARVRELEAWGALFDRTDDGRILQRNFGGHRYPRLAHVGDRTGLEMIRVLQDKGVHQGIAVYMETNVTTLLKDGERVAGAFAYDRERGRFQLFRAGAVVLATGGIGRAYKITSNSWEYTGDGHALAYHAGADLIDMEFVQFHPTGMVWPPSVRGILVTEGVRGEGGVLKNRDGKRFMFDDIPDNYRAQTADSEDEGWRYTQGDKNARRPPELLTRDHVARCIVREVREGRGSPHGGVFLDIAWIKERLPKAEEHIKKKLPSMYHQFKQLADIDITREPMEVGPTTHYIMGGIRVDGDTQMSTVPGLFAAGECAAGLHGANRLGGNSLSDLLVFGKRAGEHAALFAKDAPKGHFDPEQVADAARRAVAPFERPSAAENPYQVQAALQDVMQDLVGIVRNEGDMRRAVHELGSLRERSERAGVTGNREYNPGWHTALDLPNLLTVSEAIVLSALERKESRGGHFREDFPEKDPAQGTFNIAVRRGADGGMEMERLPIPEMRQELKDVIKEMG
- a CDS encoding succinate dehydrogenase/fumarate reductase iron-sulfur subunit, with the protein product MSSTDVTTTESVNPGTVAGRDSFAAAQAAQDVKAARRTRRFRIWRGDASGGDFREYETEVSEGMVVLDAVHRIQAESANDLAVRWNCKAGKCGSCSAEINGKPKLMCMTRLSDLADDQPVTITPMQAFPVVRDLVTDVSWNYEVNKSIPYFQPRSPDAPDGTWRMRQHEVDRPQEFRKCIECFLCQDVCHVLRSHGKHDRFMGPAFLVRAGVYEMHPLDVGERTRYLKDEGGIGYCNITRCCTDVCPESIRITDNAIIPLKERVVDRHYDPLKKLVQLVTGRRKG